The following are encoded together in the Nyctibius grandis isolate bNycGra1 chromosome 5, bNycGra1.pri, whole genome shotgun sequence genome:
- the SUV39H2 gene encoding histone-lysine N-methyltransferase SUV39H2 yields the protein MEGWRGAWYVPCLASLETLQELCRKENLRCKSIGITKRSLKSYEVEYLCDYKVEEGTEYYLVKWKGWPESSNTWEPQKNLKCPLLLENFLSDKNEFLSRVREGKALKVRNHVKALKPAVADYIVKKAKQRIALQRWKEELNRKKNHKAMILVENTVDLEGPPLDFYYINEYKPAPGINVINGITTGCECADCPAEKCCPKEAGFILAYNKRKKLKIQPGLPIYECNSFCRCGPDCPNRIVQKGTPYSLCIFRTNNGRGWGVKTLQKIKTNSFVMEYVGEVITSEEAERRGQLYDNQGNTYLFDLDYDSDEFTVDAARYGNVSHFVNHSCDPNLQVFNVFIDNLDLRLPRIALFSTRTIKPGEELTFDYQMKGSIDLTSDSAEGLSPSKKRIRTVCKCGAMCCRGYLN from the exons ATGGAGGGCTGGCGAGGAG CTTGGTATGTGCCATGTCTAGCTTCACTTGAGACCCTCCAAGAATTATGTAGGAAGGAAAATCTCAGATGTAAATCCATTGGAATCACCAAGAGGAGTCTAAAGAGTTATGAGGTGGAATATTTGTGTGACTACAAGGTAGAAGAG gGCACAGAATACTATcttgtgaaatggaaaggatGGCCAGAATCTTCAAATACTTGGGAAcctcagaaaaatctgaaatgccCATTGCTTCTTGAAAACTTTCTTAGCGACAAGAATGAGTTCTTGTCTCGGGTGAGAGAAGGCAAAGCACTGAAAGTGAGAAACCATGTTAAAGCTTTGAAACCTGCGGTCGCAGATTACATTGTAAAGAAAGCTAAGCAAAGAATAGCTCTACAGAGGTGGAAAGAAGAACTCAACAGGAAAAAGAATCATAAAGCAATGATTCTGGTAGAAAACACTGTGGATCTTGAAGGCCCTCCTTTAGACTTCTACTACATTAATGAGTATAAACCTGCTCCGGgaataaatgtaataaatggAATAACGACTGGCTGTGAATGCGCTGACTGTCCCGCTGAGAAGTGCTGTCCAAAGGAGGCTGGATTTATTTTGGCTTACAATAAACGAAAGAAGTTGAAAATCCAGCCTGGCTTGCCCATCTATGAATGCAATTCGTTTTGTAGGTGTGGGCCCGACTGCCCTAATAGGATAGTACAGAAAGGTACACCGTATTCTCTTTGCATCTTCAGAACTAACAATGGCCGTGGTTGGGGAGTAAAAACCCtccagaaaattaaaaccaacagTTTTGTGATGGAGTACGTTGGAGAG gTGATTACAAGTGAGGAAGCAGAGAGACGAGGCCAGCTCTATGACAACCAGGGAAATACATACTTGTTTGATTTGGACTATGACTCAGATGAATTTACAGTAGATGCAGCTCGATATGGAAATGTGTCCCACTTTGTGAATCACAGC TGTGATCCAAATCTTCAAGTCTTCAATGTGTTTATTGATAACCTCGACTTGCGTCTTCCTCGAATAGCGCTGTTTTCTACACGGACCAtcaagcctggagaagagctaACCTTCGACTATCAGATGAAAG GTTCAATAGACCTGACTTCGGACTCTGCTGAGGGTCTTAGCCCCTCCAAAAAGAGGATCAGAACTGTCTGCAAGTGCGGAGCGATGTGTTGCAGAGGTTATCTCAACTGA